TGACTGCTTTGCTGAAAAATTACTTGAAGAGGTTGGCAGCAGCGTGGATAAAGAGGTATTTAAAGCGTCCTTTAAGGCGTGGCCAAAAGGGTTGTTTTCTGGGGCTCTGGCTTTGGTTGATGCCGTTAAACCGGAATATCATCGTGCCATTTTATCCAATACAAATGCTGCCCATTGGCCAAGACTGATGGATGAAATGGGACTTGCGGGTAAATTTCACAGTTATTATGCTTCCCATATGGTGGGTTTTGTTAAGCCCGATGACGCTATTTACCAGCATGTGATTCATAGCTTACAAGTTGCGCCACAGAGCATTTTATTTATCGATGATAATCAAGTGAATATCGACACCGCTAATGCGCTAGGGATGAAGGCATTTAGAGTGAAGGGAATAGATGAAGCACGTCGAGTGCTTGATCAACATGGAGTGTTATCTCATTAATCCGTTTTAGTGAGTTGGCAGCATTGGAATTGCTTGAAGCCTTAATTGCGTTGTTCAGGTATTAATGTCATTTAGTTCAGAGGCTTCTATGCGTACTTTTGATGGACAATCTTCTACAAACTATTCTAGAACTCGACCGATGTATCCGGCAGAGCTTTATTATTGGTTATCTCAGCAAGTAAATTCTACCGGTGTCGTGTGGGATTGTGCCTGTGGTACAGGTCAAGCTTCAGTTGACCTTGCTGCCTATTTTGAGCAAGTAGAAGCTTCAGATATTAGTGAGTCTCAGGTTACGGCTGCTACACCACATCGCAAGGTTAATTATCAAGTGTGTCCTGCTGAAAAAACACACTACCCTGATAATTACTTTGATGTGGTTTGTGTGGCTCATGCGTTACATTGGTTTGACTTGAAGAAATTTTGGGAGGAGCTTCGTCGAGTATTGAAACCGGGCGGTGTTTTTGTCTGTTGGGGCTACAATTGGCTACAAGTGGGAGAGGCGGAAGATAAAGCGATTACAGAGTCTGTATTACCACTTCTTGCTCCTTATTGGCCACCCCAAAGCCGACTATTGTGGAATCAATATAATGATATTGAATTTCCGTTTGAGCTGATGGATGTGCCAACGTTTGAGTTAAATTGTCATTGGTCTGTTACACAAACGTTGGAATTTATTCGAAGCTGGTCAGCGTCTCAATTGCGTATTCAAGACAGGGGCGACGATTTTTTATTGGACGCCTCCCCGATTCTTCGAGAAGTGTGGTCAGAGCCCAATAAGAAACAACAGATACACTTACCATTTTTTGTGAAGGCTGGACGAGTGTTGTAAGTGTATTTTTTCATAAGACTAAAGTGGAATAGATTGGTCTGTCTGGCAGGTTATAGTAGTTCAGCATCCGAATAACAAATTTAACAATGGAGCGGGTTATGAAATCATTATATAGCGCAACCTCAAATGAGGCGGCAAAAAATGCCAATGTGAGTCAAGCAGAATTTGAAAAACGCTATCAAGAATCGATTGAAAACCCAGACGTGTTTTGGGGGAAAGAAGGCAAACGTTTAGATTGGTTTAAACCTTATACCAAAGTAAAAAACACGTCTTTTCAGCGTGGCGATGTCAGCATTAAATGGTTTGAAGATGGTGAGCTTAATGTGGCTTATAATTGCATTGATCGCCATTTAGCAACCTCTGCAGACAAAGTCGCCTATTACTGTGAAGGCGATACAGAGAGCAGCGATAAAGTCGCGATTACTTATCAAGTGCTACACGATGAAGTCGGTCGTTTAGCCAACCTTTTAAAACGTCAGGGTGTTAAAAAAGGCGATAGAGTCGCCATTTACATGCCTATGATACCTCAAGCCGTTTACGCCATGCTGGCATGTGCTCGAATTGGTGCGATTCATTCCGTTATTTTTGGTGGCTTTTCTGCTCATGCTATTGCCGATCGCCTGACTAACTGTGGTGTTAAGTTGGTTATTACCGCGGATGAAGGGCGTCGAGCTGGTAATACTATTCCGCTTAAACACAATGTCGATATGGCATTAGAAAACAACGCGTGTCCATCTGTTGAAACGGTCATTGTGTATCGTTATACCCAAAAAGACGTGCCTTGGTTTGACGGTCGTGATTTGGATTGGGCGACGGCTGTTAAAACCGAAAGTACAGAATGTCTAGCAGAACCTATGAACGCGGAAGACCCTCTTTTTATTCTTTATACCTCTGGGTCAACAGGTAAACCAAAAGGCGTGGTTCATACTACTGGTGGCTATTTGGTGTATGCGGCCATGACTCATGAGTTAGTGTTTGATTTGAAACCAGATGATGTGTTCTGGTGCGCGGCCGATGTTGGTTGGATTACCGGTCACAGTTACATGGTGTATGGTCCTTTAGCTAATGGTGCGACAAGCATTTTGTTTGAAGGTGTGCCGACCTATCCGGATTCAGGTCGAATTGGTCGAGTGGTGGATAAGTTTGGTGTGACCATTCTTTATACTGCACCAACAGCAATCCGAGCTTTGATGGCGAAAGGGGATGAAGCGACGCGTTCAAGTAAGCGTAATTCTTTACGTATACTGGGCAGTGTCGGCGAGCCAATTAATCCAGAAGCGTGGTCTTGGTATTATACTGAAATCGGAAACGCATCTTGTCCAGTTGTGGATACATGGTGGCAAACAGAAACCGGTGGCATGATGATGACGCCACGTATTGTGCAAGGCGATATCAAACCGGGTTCTTGTACTGGTCCTTTGTTTGGTGTGCAACCTGCGCTGGTGGATGCAGAAGGCGTGTTAAAGGATGAACAAGGTGTGCAGGTTGATGGCGGTTTGGTGATCACCGATTCTTGGCCTGGGCAGGCTCGTACTGTATACGGTGATCATGAGCGTTTTGAACAAACCTATTTTAGTACCTTTGATGGTATGTATTTTACTGGAGATGGTGCATCAAGAGACGCTGATGGTCATTATTGGATTACGGGTCGCATGGATGATGTGCTAAATGTATCCGGTCACCGTTTAGGTACAGCGGAAATTGAAAGCGCCTTAGTGGCTCACCCTTCTGTCGCAGAAGCGGCAATCGTTGGTTACCCTCATGACATCAAAGGACAGGGCATTTATGTGTATGTCAGTGCGATCGCGGGCGTGACTCCAGATGAAGCGTTGACCCAATCATTAAAGCAATTTGTTCGTCAGGAGATTGGTCCAATTGCCACGCCAGATTTGATTCAGTGGGCAAGTAAAGGACTTCCGAAAACGCGCTCTGGTAAGATCATGCGCCGTATTCTAAGGAAAATTGCCGCCAATGAACATGATCAACTTGGAGATACAAGTACATTAGCTGATCCAAGTGTGGTTGATGATTTGATCGAAAACCGTTTAAATGTGTAAGCGTTTACACATTTTAAAAGGATAGACAGTGATTACACTTGTTATCGCAGATGACCATCCTCTGTTTCGTAGTGCGCTAAGCGGTGCATTGCGAGCAGAAATGCAAGGAATTGTCATCGTCGAATCCCATGATTTGGATTCGACGTTGCAGTGCCTAAACAGTATTAATGACCTTGATTTACTATTGCTTGATTTAAATATGCCGGGCAGTGGCGAATTGTATGGGTTGATTCGAATTCGTAAGGATTTTCCTGAGGTCCCCGTCGCGGTGATCTCAGGCAGTGAAGACAGTGTCATGGTGGCGAAGGTTATTGATGCAGGTGCGTTGGGGTTTATTCCCAAAACCAGTGAGCCATCGACTTACGTGCAGGCTATTCATGCCATTTTGGCCGGCGATATTTGGCTTCCAGAAGATCTTAAATTAAAAGTGGCTAATCAACCTAAACCTGACTTATCGATGCAAAATAGAGTCGCAGAGCTGACGCCTCAGCAGTACAAGGTACTTTGTTATTTGCATGAAGGTTTATTAAATAAGCAGATTGCTTATGAATTATCAATATCTGAAGCCACAGTTAAAGCACACATCACTGCAATTTTTCGAAAACTGGAGATTAATAATAGAACTCAGGCGGTATTGATTGCCAGTGATTTGAAGTTGCAAATGATGGCTATAACAAATTAATTTTCTTTTTTAGGATTATCTTTTTCACAATGGCATGGAGGAACCGGATCCATGCCTCCCTCATGCCACGGATGACACTTAGACAATCTTTTCCCCCCAAGATAAATACCTTTTATAACCCCAAACCGTTCAATGGCTTGAATCATATATTGTGAGCAGCTGGGGTAGAAACGGCAGTTATTCCCCAATAGAGGACTGATTAAAAATTGGTAGCCTTTTACTAGAAAAATGAATGTTTTTTTTACCATAAGATTATTGTCATTTTTGTGTATGTAATAAACGCTATTTGTTACTGTAAAAGAAATATATCACAGAACCCATTTTATTATGCCAGAACAACATCTTACTCTTGATGCAATGCAGGTCGTTGCTTACCAAGGCGAGCCAGGGGCGTATTCGCATCTTGCTTGTAAACATACTTTCCCTGATTGGACGAGCATTCACTGTGCAACCTTTGTCGACGCCTTGAAAATGGTGGAACAAGGGGAGGCCTATTACGCCATGATCCCTGTTGAAAACTCCACTGCTGGACGAGTCGAAGAAATTTATCGAGAATTAAAGCGAACTCAGCTTTATGTGGTGAAGGAACATTTTGAGCCAGTTAATCATTGCTTGATTGCTCGTCACTCGATGACGTTGGATCAAATTACGCGGGTGGGTAGTCACCCTCAAGCTTTAGCGCAATGCGATACCAATATCAAGGCGTTAGGAGCGAAAAGTCAGGCTATGTACGATACCGCAGGAGCGGCTAAACACATCGCGGAGTTTGAAGAGCCTGGTTTGGCGGTTATTTCCTCTGAGTTGGCGGCTGAACTTTATGGTTTAAATGTACTGAAAACTTATTTTAATGATTCGGTGGGTAATACCACACGCTTTCTGGTCTTTGCTCGCCAGCAAAAAATGCCCGTTTATGAGGACGATCGCATTTACATTACTTCTTTTATGTTTCGCGTTCGAAATATTCCGGCCGCGCTTTATAAGGCAATGGGTGGTTTTGCCACTCAAGGCATTAATATGCTGAAACTAGAAAGTTATATGGTGAATGGTAATTTTACTGCGACCCAGTTTTATGTAGATGTTGAGGCGCATTTTCAATCTTCCGCGATGCAGGCGGCACTTGAGGAGTTACAGTTCTTTTCTGAAGAAGTGCGCATATTAGGAACCTATCTAGCAAATGATTATAGGTTGAAATAATCATGATGATGCGCTGGTTATGTGTTGTTTTTTATCTGTGTTTTGGCGTTAATGTTTGGGCTGAAGCAGATGGCTTGTCTTTCTCTATGGGAGGCGTTTCGGATTTAGATTCGTATGATGGCTTCCTTGACAGCATTCCTGTGGTGGTAACGCCATCTAAAATGGCTCAGCCAAGAGTCGATGTTTCTTCCTCTTTATCTGTGTTAGATGGCGAATTCATTCGCCGCATCAATATGCAATATGTTGAAGATCTTCTGCAGTTTGTGCCAGGTTTTTCGGTTGCTCCATATCATTCCTCTAGTCAAAAAGTCGCTTCTTATCATGGAACGCAACTGGATAAATATCGACGTATTCAGGTTCTGGTTAATGGCCGCTCGGTTTACAGTGTTGGTGTTGCGAGGGTGGAATGGGCAACCTTACCGCTAAGTATTGAAGACGTGGCTCGTGTAGAGATTAATCGAGGGCCAAACGCTGCAAGTTATGGTGTTAATTCGTTCTTTGCTGTGGTCAATATTATCACTCGATCTCCGTTAGAAACCTTGGGCGATAGTATTTCAGCTTATTCTGGGTCCCGCGGTGATTATCGGTTGTATGGACAGCATAGTGGCTTAAATGAAGATTGGAGCTATCGAGCGTCAGCCTCTACAAGTGATGTAAATGGTTTTGATGAAGATGTTGATGGCGATAAGCGTCATGACGGGCATGGCTCTACGATGGGAAATGTGTTCATTCAAAAAGAGACGGCTACGAGTTTTTTTGATTTGGACATTGGCGCCAGCAGTTTGAAGGATAAGATTGACCCATCTGAATATGAAGTAGGCTCTTTGTTAGGGGGCTATGATACGAATAACCCAATGCGCTTAATTGATCGTGAGCATATTAAACTAAGTTATAGTCAGCAGGTTTCATCCAGTCATGAAGTAAAAATACAGTATTACTACGACCAATCTGATCTAAATGAGCATCATGAAGTCTATTTAAAACGATCTTTTTACGGTGCTTTATTTAATACTCCGACCCCCTCCGTGGATGTCTATGATTCTTATGAGATTGATTTGCTGGAGACACGTCAAGATATTGAAGTTCAGAGCACGTGGGAGGCGTCTGATAAGCTACGGTTAATTTCAGCGATTGGTTACCGTTTAGATGAAGCTGACTCTGAACACTTTTTATCAGGCAAAGCGAGTGATGAAGTGTTTCGTCTTTCTTCTAATATGGAATATCGAGCTACTGATAGCTGGATTTTTAATGGCGGGGCGATGCTTGAAGATAGTCAAATGAGTGGCGCATTTTTATCGCCTAAATTGGGTGTGACTTATAAGCTGTCTGAACAAGAATCCATTCGATTTAATACGTCAAAAGCCGTACGTACCCCCGATTTGTCAGATCAACATTTTAAGTGGCACTATGTCCTGTCTAACGGTGAAGAGTCTTCAACAGTTTACGCTGATAATGGTGAAAAAGAAGAAAAAATCACCTCTTATGAGATGGGTTATTATCACTATTGGCCTGGCCGTGGCTTGTCGCTGGATGTGAAGCTCTATCATGATGCAGTAAAGGATATGGTTTTGAGCAAAAAGCTTTTTACAGCGTTGGGTCCCTCTGATAAACCCATTGAGGAAGGCGTTATAGAAGACGTGGACATAAATGGCGTTGAAGTTGAACTAGATTGGCGTTTTCGCTCTGGCGCAATTACTCGCTTCACCTATGCTTATCAAGACACTCAAACAGAGAACACTGACCTTATAAGGTCAACCACTCCGGTAATGATGTCTTTTTTTGGTAGTGTGCCATTAACGGATAAATGGTCTGCTCAAGGCTATTACTGGTATGGGAAAGCGTTGGGTGGAAACGATTATGAATTTTTGAATACTTGGTTTTCTTATAAGTTGTCATTAGGTGGGTATTCGAAAGCAACAATGGGCGTTGGAATGGAAACTCGCTTAGATGATAACGCACTTGTCTCAAGTCATAATAATTTTACGAAAGATACATTTGCTTATGTCTTTACCAATGTCACTTTCTAATTTGGATTAATAGGAACGTGAAAAGACTTTTTCTTTTTATATTTTTGTTGCTGGCTTCAGTAAATGTGCTTGCAACGATATATGTGGTGCACGATACCGAAGAGAGTTCAGTACGTTCTTTGACGTTCCAACTTTCTAAGTTGTTACCTGAAAATACTCGATTAATGCCAGTTCGTAGTGCCTTATTTATACAAAATGTTTCTTTTCTTAAAGACGATGATGTCATGGTCACTGTCGGAGCAGATAGTTTTCGTCTTGCGTGTTCTGTTGCGTCTGAGGGCGCTGTTATCGCTGTTTTTATTGGCAAAGAAGAATATCTTAATATTCAGCCGCAATGTTCAATTCCTGTCAGTGGTGTTTTTTCTGGTGCACCCTTGGATAAGCGGTTGAATATACTGGAAGCGATCTGGTTTGATAGAAAGCCGCTGGCCGTTATCTATAGTGATCACCTTTTCGTCGACGAGCAAGAAATGATGAACTTGGCGGATCAGCATGGTTTTATATTTCGGTTTCTAAAGACAGAGACAGATCGATTATCTGTTTTAAAATCAGTCAATTTTGTTCTAGAGGATTCCGAACTTATTTTTTCTTTAGTGGATACGCAGCTGTATAAAAATGGCATCGCTCAGGACATACTGAGATTACTATTCCATAAGCAAAAGGTGATCATTGGGCCTTCTTTTGCCTTTGTACGTGCGGGCTCGTTATTTGCTGTTTACTCGGACAGTGAGGCCAAGCTAAAAGCTCTGGTGGAGCGGCTTACTATGTGGGATACAAAGGGCGTTCTGCTGGAAGCAGCCTACCCTGATCAGTTAAGAGTTAGCTTTAATTCTTATCTTATTAAGTCACACGGTGTTGTATTACCGTCGTCGTCTTATTTAAAAGATAAGTACGGTCTTTGCTCCGAAACACAGTGTGAGTAGTTATTGTAAAAAGCGTTTCACTAGACTAATGAAGGGGAGTGGCTTTTCTGCGTGTAGCCAGTGGCCTGCGCCGGATATAATTTTGAAACTTGCGTTTGGAAAGCTTGCCATTATTTCAGCTTGATAATCCGCCACAATATAATCTGATTTTTCGCCTTTTATAAACAGCGTCGGTATCTCTATTGCGGTTTCAATAATGGGCTTTTTAAGAATCGTCGCGTAGTTGTCGGCAATATTGTCGACAGACAACGAAAGTGTGTGACTCTGCTCATTCCTATTGAGGCTTTTTAATAAAAACTGTCTGATAGCAAGGTTTGGCTCGTATTGACTTAATAGCGTGTCGGCTTCTTTTCTTGATGTTATTTCAGTCCCAGAAATGGCTTTTAAGCCTTCTAATATACGGGTATGGCTGGGTTGATAATCAACAGGTGCAATATCCACTACAATGAGCTTTTCTATTTGGGCTGGTATAGCCATTGCGGCCATTTGCATTGCCACTTTCCCCCCCATCGAATGCCCCAACAGATAGAATGTGTCTATATTTTTTAGCTTGGCCCAATCAAGCACAGCGTTGGCCATTTTAGGGTAAGTCGCGTCCTGCATGCTGTCTGATTTGCCATGATTAGGTAGATCGATACAATAGACGGTGAAATAATCCGCTAAAGCTTGTGCGATAGAGTGCCAGTTGTCTGCGTTGCCAAATAAGCCGTGAATGACAATAAGATTTGGCCCTGAGGAACCATATTGCTTTGCGTGTATCATAGTCACCTTATTATGCTGTAAATGAGTAAAACGGTCAGCGTATGTGGACGCTATATAACTTATATTGTATCAAGTCTTTGAAAGTTTCGTCCCTCTGAAATTAAGGTTGTTTTTTGAATGTTAGACACGTTTTTTATTAAAAATTTGAAGCAGCCGTTGCGGTTGACAGCGATAGCGGTAGATAAATTGGGTATAAAAGCTAATTGGATTACCTTGCTGGGTTTTGCTATTGGCATGATGGTGATACCCGCGTTGTACTTTGGTGACACAGCATTGGCGCTGGTTTTTGTTGTTATCAATCGGATGATGGATGGGCTGGATGGTGCAGTAGCAAGAGTACAAGGGCCGACCGATTTAGGTGGTTATTTAGATATTACATTGGATTTCATTTTTTATTCGGCGGTGATTTTTGGCTTCGCTCTTATGAACCCAATGGAAAATGCGCTGGCGGCAAGTTTTGTGATTTTTTCCTTTATGGGAACCGGCAGTAGCTTTTTGGCCTTTGCTATTATGGCTGAGAAACGAAAAATTGAGCGTTTAGAATACGGCCATAAGTCCTTATATTTCTTAGGAGGGCTGGCAGAAGGTGCAGAAACCATCGCGTTTCTTGTGTTGATTTGTTTGATACCAGCGCATTTTGTTGTGTTAGCTTATGTTTTTGGTGGGATTTGTTGGGTAACAACGGCAACCCGAATTTACGCGGGCTACCGTACGTTGAACTAGGTGGAAACTAACTTGAAATCTATGAATTGAAGGTGATCGATTGAAAGCATTTAATTAGACAGATCAGTCGAAAAAAGCGATTTCAATGTCACTTTTCACAATGGCGCAACACGCTAATAAATATCCACTTTGTACCCAAGCCAGTGGCTCGAAAGGATAACTGACATTACCCCATAAGAGCTTGATCGAACAGGACGAGCAATAGCCTTCGCGACACTGATATTCAATATGAATACCTGCCCGTTCTAGTTGTACCAATAGTGATTCCTCTTCCGTAACGAGAATCTGCTTTTTCCCTAAGAGTACTCGATGAACCACGGTGTCTTTGGTTTGTATTGTGGGGTTATAGGTCGAAGTCATCGAAGTCTGAATCATCTAAACTATTGTCAGTTTGTCCTACTAGGTAAGAACTAATTTCTGCTTCTTGTGGTGCAACCTGTACGTTATCGCTTACCAACCAAGCATTGATCCAAGGTATAGGGTTGTGCTTCGTAGAAAAATACGTCTCGAGGCCAACGGCTTGCATGCGCACATTGGTGATATATTCAACGTATTGACCTAATATTTGAGCATTAAGACCGATCATTGAACCATCTTTAAATAGGTAGGTGGCCCATTCTTTTTCCTGCTCAGCGGCTTCGACAAAGATATCTCTCATCTCTTCTTTGCACTCAGCGGCAATGATGGCCATTTCTGGATCATCTTTACCTGATGCCATAAGATTTAGCATGTGCTGTGTGCCAGTAAGATGAAGGGCTTCATCACGAGCAATCAGCTTGATGATCTTCGCGTTACCTTCCATCAATGTACGTTCAGCAAAGCCAAAACTACAGGCGAAACTCACATAAAAACGCACCGCTTCTAAAACGTTCACTGAGGCAATGGTGAGATAAAGCGCCTTTTTTAGCTTAGGCATAGAAATTTCAATATCGCCTTTTCCTGGGATATTGAATGTACCCATCCCCAGAGTGTTGTAGATACTCACCATTTCAATGAGGCGATCGTAGTATTTAGAAACACTATCAGCACGTTTGGTAATTTCTTCATTGGTGACGATGTCGTCAAAGATTTTAGTCGGATCGTTGACGATGTTACGAATAATATGAGTGTAAGAGCGGCTGTGAATAGTTTCACTAAACGACCATGTTTCGATCCATGTTTCCAATTCAGGCAGAGATACGATGGGCAATAATGCAACGTTTGGTGAACGGCCTTGTACACTGTCCAGCAAAGTTTGATATTTTAAGTTACTTAAAAAAATGTGTTGTTCGTGTTCTTCCAGTCTTTGAAAGTCTTTGCGATCTGTTGAAAGGTCGACTTCTTCAGGGCGCCAAAAGAAAGAGAGTTGTTTTTCTATTAGCTTTTCAAAAATAGGGTGCTTTTGCTGATCATAGCGAGCAACGTTGACATTTTCACCAAAGAACATAGGTTCTTTTGTACTATCGAAGTGCTTACGGTTGAACGTCGAGTAACTCATGTCTCAGGGTATTCCTCAAAAGCGTAAGACATTTTCTGTGCTGAAGATGTCTTAGTTATTAATAGATTTTAGTATTCATTTAGCGCAGTAAACGTAGCAAAGCCTCATTGGGTTGAGGCTTTGCTACGTCTGACTATTGGCTGACTAAATTTTACAAGCGCCGCCAGCGCAGTCGTCAATGTCTTCTTGTTTATCGTCCGCACCATCACGGGTATTGTGATAGTAGAGTGTTTTTACGCCAAGTTTATAAGCCGTTAATAAGTCTTTCAAAATCACCTTCATAGGAACTTTTTGTGACTCAAATTTTTGTGGGTCGTAGTTGGTGTTTGCCGAGATAGCTTGGTCAACAAACTTCTGCATAATACCAACCAATTGAAGATAGCCATCGTTTGATGGAATGGTCCACAACAACTCATAATTCTCTTTTAGGCGTTCAAACTCAGGAACGACCTGCTTCAATATGCCATCTTTGCTGGCTTTCACGGAGACAAAGCCGCGTGGTGGCTCGATACCGTTGGTTGCATTGCTAATCTGAGAGGATGTTTCAGACGGCATTAATGCTGTGAGTGTAGAGTTACGTAAACCATGTTCAACGATTTCACTACGCAAGCTTTCCCAGTCGTAAACAAGCTCAGAAGAGCAAATATTATCGATTTCTTTTTTGTAGCTATCGATTGGTAAAATACCTTTCGAGTAGGTCGTTTCGTTAAAGGCCAAGCATGGACCAAACTCTTTTGACAGCTTATTTGATGCTTTTAATAAGAAGTATTGAATGGCTTCAAACGTTTTGTGTGTCAAATCATTGGCAGAGCCATCAGAGTATTTCACACCGTTCTTCGCTAAGTAGTAAGCGTAGTTGATCACGCCTACACCAAGGGTACGGCGCAGCTCAGTGGCACGCTGCGCTGCTGGAATGGGGTAATTTTGGTAATCTAGTAAGCTGTCTAGAGCTCGTACAATAAGCTCGGCTAGCTCTTCTAATTCATCTAGGCTTTCAAGTGTTCCTAGATTGAAAGCAGATAAGGTACAAAGTGCAATTTCGCCTTCTGGATCGTCAATGCTGTTTAATGGCTTGGTTGGTAGCGCAATTTCCAAACACAAGTTACTTTGCTTAACAGGCGCTACTTTTGGATCGAATGGGCTGTGAGTATTGCAGTGATCCACATTCTGTAGGTAAATACGGCCGGTACTGGCACGTTCAGAAGCAAACAAGGTGAACAACTCTGTCGCCTTGATGGTTTGCTTGCGAATCGATGGGTCTTGCTCATACAGGTTGTATAGGCGATCAAATTCTTCTTGGTCTGCGAAGAACGCGTCGTATAAACCAGGTACATCGGATGGGCTGAATAACGTGATGTTGCCGCCTTTAATCAAGCGTTG
This genomic stretch from Marinomonas primoryensis harbors:
- the nrdB gene encoding class Ia ribonucleoside-diphosphate reductase subunit beta, with amino-acid sequence MSYSTFNRKHFDSTKEPMFFGENVNVARYDQQKHPIFEKLIEKQLSFFWRPEEVDLSTDRKDFQRLEEHEQHIFLSNLKYQTLLDSVQGRSPNVALLPIVSLPELETWIETWSFSETIHSRSYTHIIRNIVNDPTKIFDDIVTNEEITKRADSVSKYYDRLIEMVSIYNTLGMGTFNIPGKGDIEISMPKLKKALYLTIASVNVLEAVRFYVSFACSFGFAERTLMEGNAKIIKLIARDEALHLTGTQHMLNLMASGKDDPEMAIIAAECKEEMRDIFVEAAEQEKEWATYLFKDGSMIGLNAQILGQYVEYITNVRMQAVGLETYFSTKHNPIPWINAWLVSDNVQVAPQEAEISSYLVGQTDNSLDDSDFDDFDL
- the nrdA gene encoding class 1a ribonucleoside-diphosphate reductase subunit alpha; translation: MSTLTVTKRNGTTEKINLEKIHKVITWAAEGLDNVSVSQVELKAQIQFFEGIRTTDIHETLIKSAADLISENTPDYQYLAARLAIFHLRKKAFGDFEPPHLYTHVKNLVQQKRYDSHLLEDYTEEDFDQLNAFIDHSRDMDFSYAAVKQLEGKYLVQNRVTGKIYESPQFIYILVGACLFAGYAKNERLNLIRRFYDAVSKFKISLPTPIMSGIRTPTRQFSSCVLIECGDSLDSINATSSAIVKYVSQRAGIGVNAGAIRALGSPIRGGEAFHTGCIPFYKHFQTAVKSCSQGGVRGGAATVFYPIWHLEVESLLVLKNNRGVEENRVRHLDYGVQFNRLMYQRLIKGGNITLFSPSDVPGLYDAFFADQEEFDRLYNLYEQDPSIRKQTIKATELFTLFASERASTGRIYLQNVDHCNTHSPFDPKVAPVKQSNLCLEIALPTKPLNSIDDPEGEIALCTLSAFNLGTLESLDELEELAELIVRALDSLLDYQNYPIPAAQRATELRRTLGVGVINYAYYLAKNGVKYSDGSANDLTHKTFEAIQYFLLKASNKLSKEFGPCLAFNETTYSKGILPIDSYKKEIDNICSSELVYDWESLRSEIVEHGLRNSTLTALMPSETSSQISNATNGIEPPRGFVSVKASKDGILKQVVPEFERLKENYELLWTIPSNDGYLQLVGIMQKFVDQAISANTNYDPQKFESQKVPMKVILKDLLTAYKLGVKTLYYHNTRDGADDKQEDIDDCAGGACKI